The DNA sequence AGCACTGCCAGATACAGGTCAAAATGACAATGCTAAAAATGCAACATTATTCGGCAGCTTGTTCGCACTACTAGGTTCAATCTTCTTATTCGGCAAACGCCGCAAAGAAGACAAAGAAAAATAAGAACTGAAAATCAGTATAGATTTTAAGGGGCACATCTCATTTGAGGTGTGCTTCTTTTTCTTACATAATAGGATTAACGCTATGTATTAAAGTATTGCATTTTAATGAAAGCAAAAGCCGATTTTGAAACGTTTAAATATATAAAATGAAGAAAAGGTGATGTCATGATTAAAATAAGTGATTATCCTTCAACCATCGGTTTATTAACATTGATGAGCGAAGATGATGTGCTCACAGGGGTTTATTATCCAGGACAAATCAATAAAGACAATCCGCATTATGAGAAGGTGCAGATTAATGAGGTGCCTGTTTTACAGAAAACAAGCCTTTGGTTTGATGCATATTTTAAAGGAGAAAATCCTGAAATTGATTTTAAATATCATGCTTCAGGTACAGAATTCAGAGAGCAAGTATGGGAAGAATTAACGAAAATACCTTACGGTGAAACAGTCACGTACGGATCAATTGCACAAAAGATTGCTAAGCTTCGAGGTAAAACAAAAATGTCGGCACAAGCAGTCGGAGGTGCAGTAGGAAGCAATCCTATCTCTATTATTATTCCGTGCCACCGTGTTGTAGGCCATAATCGTAAACTTACAGGGTACGGCGGCGGATTGGATAATAAACGTTATTTGCTGCAATGCGAACATCATGATTTGAGTCAGTTCAGCGAATAAGCATCAGCCCATTGATGCAAGAACTTTACAGCTTTTAAATAGACAGCTTCTGCTTCAGTACTAAAAGTACGGTCAAAGTCATGTGCGTCGCTGTCAACCGCAACTAATTCTGCATGTGCAGCATGCTGCATAAGACGCAAGCTTTCGTGATAAGGCACATCGATATCTCTTTTCGCATGTGCAATAAATACAGGCGGCAATTGTTTTAAAGAGGCGTTATCTAAATTCAAAGTATGACGCGTTTCATCAGTAATACCGGTATAGTCGAACCATTGTCCTTGGCCGCGTGTATAGAGATAAAGCGGATATCTGAATTGTGCATGGCCTTCAATGATAGGCTCAGGCTGAATCATAAATTGAATCATCGCTTCGTTTAAATGCGCAGTCATTTGACGAAATGCTGCATGCGGTTGTATCAATTCAGGAAGTGCAACTTGTGCGAAACCATAGAAATCAAGCACACCTTGGACATTGCGTTGATGTGCAGCTTGCAATGCAAGAAAGCCGCCGGAAGAACGTCCGAAAGTAAAGCATGGCAGATCAGGATATTTTGCAAAAACTGCATCAAATACACATAAAGCATCTGACATAATCGTATCGATTTTTACTTCAGGCGCAAGACGATAAGGGGCTTCTGCAAGGTAAAAGTGTTCAGTGAATAATGCAATCACTTCCGAAGGCAAATCATGCGGTGTGCCTGCAATCAAACCGCCGCCATGATAATAAATAATAACCCCTTTCGGTGTTTGTTTCGGTGAATGTATTTGAATAGGTAAAGCAAATTTGTCTTGAGTCAGAACGGTAACAGTGTGTGATGACATAGTAATTCCTGCTTTCTTTCTAATTGAAATGTATGAATAACTCTATTTTAGTGGTTAAATGATGAAATAGGTAGCGAGAAGTTGAAAAAGGAGCAGATGAACGTGAATGTGTTCATCTGCTCCTGATTTTTTTACGGTTGCACCATTGCGCCGATTAAGCCGAAACCGACAGATAATACGACTAAGATAACACCGAATATTATAGAAACTTTTCCAGATAACTTGCATGTTTTATAAAGCAGCAAGCCGAATAAATAACCAGATAATAAAGTTTGAAGATTAAATACTCCTAATACTTTATTTCCACTGTCAAATATATTCAAGCTGGTAATTGAAATTTGTGCAACGTCTAAACCTACAATCGCTTGAATACCTACAACTACGAATGCGACAAGCGAACTGATTAAAAATGCGAAGAGTGTACCTGCAAAGATACTTCTTTTTCTTACATCTGATTTAAAAATTCTCGCAATGCCCCAAACAATCAGATAGGCAAACAACAGATAGAATAATTGCCCGACAATTCCTGAAATAATAGTTATGGGAATCATAAAGGACTTGAATTGTTCAAGTTGTGCCTGATTCATTTCTTGATTGCTGTCCTTTAAGACTTGTGTCCAATCTGTAGCGACTGAAGTAATCCATAAAGTTGCAAGTGCGATTACAATCCAAATGATTAAGTTGATGATCCATTTCGGATGTTCTCTGTACTTTTGGAAGTTTGAACCTAATAGTAATTTTGAATGTTCCATGCTGTACTCCTTCTCTTTTTTATTTCAACAAAAGCGTATCATAATTGTTTATTATAATAAATAGGTTTCTTAAAATTGAAAAATATACTTTAATTCTGCATTTTCATGCAGTGTTTTTGATAAAGATTATAGAATCAATATTAGAGGTTAGTTAAAGAATTTTAATTTCTAATTTAATTACAGTAAAGGTATTTATTTATTTTTAAGTTGTGATATTATGCAAATGAAGTAATAAAATCAAAGCAAGGAGAGAAAATCAGTGTGAAGAAGAAACTTATTTGGATTGCTTCGATCATCGCAGCTGTTTTAGTCTTATTTATTGTTGCTGTGATTGTGAAGAATGCAACCGGTACATCGAATAGTGAGGATACATATCAAGTCTTTAAAGTTAAAAAAGAAAGCCCGTTAACTATGCAAGGCAAGGCTTCTCCAGAAACAGTGAAGTCTTATAAAAATAATTCGTCGATAGGGGATTATATCAATACTACCGTTTCAGACGGCCAAGAAGTTGAGAAAGGTCAACAAATTATTACTTATAATACTAATAATCATCAGCGTCAAAGTCTTGTAAATAAAGTGAATGAAGCAGAACAAGCAAGACAAAAGGCACAAGAAGCGGTCAATCGTGCACCGAATGATACACAAGCAAATCAACAATTATCTGATGCACAAAGCCAGTTAGATAAAGCGAATCAATCTTTAAATCAATTAGATAATCAAATCAATGACAGTTTGTTCGCGGCATTTGACGGCAAAATTGAAATCGAACAAGATGAAAATCCTAATGAAGGAGATACTATTCTGCAATTGATTTCAAAAAATCCGCAAATCAAAACAACAGTCTCTGAATATGATTTAAGCAAAATCAAAGAAGGCCAAAAAGTCGAATATACTGTAAGCAGTACAGGGAAAAAAGGTTTCGGTGAAATTTTAAAAATCTCTGAATTGCCGACAAACTATGAAGAACAATTAAACAGCGGCGGTATGAGCGGCGCAGCAGCCGCCCAAGGCGGAGACTCATCAGAAGAAGGTATGGATACAGCACAAGCATCAAATCCAGTTGTGAATGATATTTCCGGCAAAGGAGATGCAAGTGATGCATCTAAATATACGGTGCTCATCGGACAATTGTCATCACCGGTACGTCCAGGATTATCTTTAGATGCAGCTGTTACGACAGATAAAGTGAAACTGCCGTCTAATGTATTAGGCAAAGATAATACTGTTTATGTGCTGAATAAAGATAATAAAGTTGAGAAACGTAAAGTGAAAATTGAAAAACAAAATGGCGATATTTATGTGAAGTCAGGAGTCAAAACTGGAGAACGTTTAGTAAAACACCCGAAAGCATCTCTGAAAAATGGTGATGCAATTGAGGTGAAACAATGATTAAGCTGGATAAGATTAATCGTTCTTTTAAAAATGGCAACAAGGTGAACCATATCTTAAAGGATATTTCCCTGGAAATAAAGAAAGGGGAATTCATCGCAATCATGGGTCCTTCCGGTTCAGGGAAAAGTACGCTGATCAATATTATCGGCTTCATTGACAGAGGTTATGAAGGCAACTACTATTTCAACGATAAAAGTTATAAAGAAAGTTCTGATAACCAACTCGCAGAAATCAGAAACCGTGTGGTAGGATTTGTCTTTCAAAACTTCAAGCTGATTCAAAATAATACAGTGTTGGAAAATGTCAGCATTCCTTTAGTTTATGCAGGTATCGGCAGTCAAGAACGCAAGCAGCGTGTAATAGAAACACTGCATAATGTAGGGTTGTATGACAAAGAGCATTTAGTGCCCAATAAATTATCCGGAGGTCAGCAGCAGCGTGTTGCGATTGCGCGTTCTGTAGTCAACGAACCGGAATTCATCATCGCAGATGAACCGACAGGAGCATTAGACTCGAAAACTTCTGAAGATATCATGCAGTTATTTACACGTTTGAATAAGGAAAAGCATACGACCATGATTATGGTGACACATGATAGAGCTGTCGCAGAAAAAGCAGACCGCATTATTCATATCTTAGATGGACGCATCCAAGAAGAAGAGGTGGTAAAATGAACCGATTTTCAAACATTCTGGCGGTATCATTACGCTCTATTATGAAAAACAAACGCCGCAATATCTTTACAATGATCGGTATTATTATCGGTATTGCGGCAGTCATTACCATCATGTCTTTAGGTAACGGATTTAAGAAAACGGCTAATGAACAATTTTCAGATTCAGGTGCCAGCAAAGATACAGCTTTAATCAGTTATATGCAATCTCTGGATAGCAGCAGCAATGATAAAATCGATCCGTTTTCACCTAGCGATATCACTTTAGCAGAAAATGTAGAGGGTGTTGAAAAAGCACAAAAGAAACAAGATAAAAACCAGTCATTCAAAGCTAAAGTGACCAATTCTCAAAAGAACGGCGATGCGAACATTTACATTAATAAGCATTATAAAAAGGTCAGTAAAGGCAAAGGGTTTACAGAAGATGACAATGATTTAGCTGAAAAAGTAGTAACGATAGATAAAAAGCTGGCGAAATCATTGTTCCATCAACCCAAAAAAGCTGTAAACCGTACCTTATATATTAATGGTCAAGGTTTTAAAATTGCAGGTGTCACTAATGGTGATCAATTTGAAACAAATACAGTGCATATGCCAATAAAGACTTTTGAACGCTACTTGCCGAATCTGACACAAGATTTTGTGCAGTTGGAAGTGAAAATCGAAGAAGGTTCGAATAAGAAAGACGTTGCACAAAAAGTTGCAAAGACTTTAAGTAAAAAAGGCACCGGACAAGCCAATGGCAGTTATCAGTACTCTGATATGGAACAAATGATGAAGGGTATCGAAAAAGTATTTGATGCGATTACTTATTTCGTAGCGGCAGTCGCTGGTATTTCACTATTCATTGCCGGTATCGGTGTAATGAATGTGATGTATATTTCAGTTGCTGAACGTTCTGAAGAAATTGCAATAAGACGTGCTTTCGGCGCAAAAGCAAGAGATATCGAAATACAGTTCTTAGTTGAAAGTGTGGTCTTATGTTTAATCGGGGGCATCATCGGATTAGTATTAGGTATTGCGATTGCCTCT is a window from the Staphylococcus sp. IVB6181 genome containing:
- a CDS encoding methylated-DNA--[protein]-cysteine S-methyltransferase, with translation MIKISDYPSTIGLLTLMSEDDVLTGVYYPGQINKDNPHYEKVQINEVPVLQKTSLWFDAYFKGENPEIDFKYHASGTEFREQVWEELTKIPYGETVTYGSIAQKIAKLRGKTKMSAQAVGGAVGSNPISIIIPCHRVVGHNRKLTGYGGGLDNKRYLLQCEHHDLSQFSE
- a CDS encoding alpha/beta hydrolase, giving the protein MSSHTVTVLTQDKFALPIQIHSPKQTPKGVIIYYHGGGLIAGTPHDLPSEVIALFTEHFYLAEAPYRLAPEVKIDTIMSDALCVFDAVFAKYPDLPCFTFGRSSGGFLALQAAHQRNVQGVLDFYGFAQVALPELIQPHAAFRQMTAHLNEAMIQFMIQPEPIIEGHAQFRYPLYLYTRGQGQWFDYTGITDETRHTLNLDNASLKQLPPVFIAHAKRDIDVPYHESLRLMQHAAHAELVAVDSDAHDFDRTFSTEAEAVYLKAVKFLHQWADAYSLN
- a CDS encoding YIP1 family protein; amino-acid sequence: MEHSKLLLGSNFQKYREHPKWIINLIIWIVIALATLWITSVATDWTQVLKDSNQEMNQAQLEQFKSFMIPITIISGIVGQLFYLLFAYLIVWGIARIFKSDVRKRSIFAGTLFAFLISSLVAFVVVGIQAIVGLDVAQISITSLNIFDSGNKVLGVFNLQTLLSGYLFGLLLYKTCKLSGKVSIIFGVILVVLSVGFGLIGAMVQP
- a CDS encoding efflux RND transporter periplasmic adaptor subunit, whose amino-acid sequence is MKKKLIWIASIIAAVLVLFIVAVIVKNATGTSNSEDTYQVFKVKKESPLTMQGKASPETVKSYKNNSSIGDYINTTVSDGQEVEKGQQIITYNTNNHQRQSLVNKVNEAEQARQKAQEAVNRAPNDTQANQQLSDAQSQLDKANQSLNQLDNQINDSLFAAFDGKIEIEQDENPNEGDTILQLISKNPQIKTTVSEYDLSKIKEGQKVEYTVSSTGKKGFGEILKISELPTNYEEQLNSGGMSGAAAAQGGDSSEEGMDTAQASNPVVNDISGKGDASDASKYTVLIGQLSSPVRPGLSLDAAVTTDKVKLPSNVLGKDNTVYVLNKDNKVEKRKVKIEKQNGDIYVKSGVKTGERLVKHPKASLKNGDAIEVKQ
- a CDS encoding ABC transporter ATP-binding protein, coding for MIKLDKINRSFKNGNKVNHILKDISLEIKKGEFIAIMGPSGSGKSTLINIIGFIDRGYEGNYYFNDKSYKESSDNQLAEIRNRVVGFVFQNFKLIQNNTVLENVSIPLVYAGIGSQERKQRVIETLHNVGLYDKEHLVPNKLSGGQQQRVAIARSVVNEPEFIIADEPTGALDSKTSEDIMQLFTRLNKEKHTTMIMVTHDRAVAEKADRIIHILDGRIQEEEVVK
- a CDS encoding ABC transporter permease, coding for MNRFSNILAVSLRSIMKNKRRNIFTMIGIIIGIAAVITIMSLGNGFKKTANEQFSDSGASKDTALISYMQSLDSSSNDKIDPFSPSDITLAENVEGVEKAQKKQDKNQSFKAKVTNSQKNGDANIYINKHYKKVSKGKGFTEDDNDLAEKVVTIDKKLAKSLFHQPKKAVNRTLYINGQGFKIAGVTNGDQFETNTVHMPIKTFERYLPNLTQDFVQLEVKIEEGSNKKDVAQKVAKTLSKKGTGQANGSYQYSDMEQMMKGIEKVFDAITYFVAAVAGISLFIAGIGVMNVMYISVAERSEEIAIRRAFGAKARDIEIQFLVESVVLCLIGGIIGLVLGIAIASLVDAVTPDYIKSAVTLGSVLLAVGVSSLIGIVFGWIPARAAAKKELIDIIK